Proteins from a single region of Electrophorus electricus isolate fEleEle1 chromosome 5, fEleEle1.pri, whole genome shotgun sequence:
- the clip1a gene encoding CAP-Gly domain-containing linker protein 1 isoform X4, which translates to MSTAKPSGLKAPSKISRPATAAGTKSSPSNATKAVPADKASPDTQDATEQFKIGDRVWVNGNKAGVIQFLGETQFAPGQWAGIVLDEPIGKNDGSVAGVRYFQSEPLRGIFTRPSKLSRTEGEANGTTTAPASPTPSTAALPSAPSASTATKTAAAPMQPATTTSNLTRSNSESVSNLSETGSVKKGERELKMGDRVLVGGTKAGVVRFLGETDFAKGEWCGVELDEPLGKNDGAVAGTRYFQCQPKYGLFAPVHKVTRIGFPSTTPAKAKATVRKVPSTTAGLKRSPSSSSVSSMSSVASSVSGKPSRTGLLTETSSRYARKISGTTALQEALKEKQQHIEQLLAERDLERAEVAKATSHVGEVEQELTLMREGQEQYVTEMETKMDNLRALVEAADKDKVELVNQLEEERRKVEDLQFRVEEACITKGDLEVATVSEKSRILELERDLALRDKEVAALRQHLEAEPGYRASSQDPATAVLQEELSLLHTHPSSQAASHDAEQATLRAKIDSEEKMHREATAQLQASLALLSKDNEQLRARLMEAAKENTDVIELWRSKLASAITSHQQAMEELKASSCKGVGDSHAAELVELRDALERLKAEHKLELEECMGRHTADAMRWKQEGEELRKQLLTLTEEKEHLVESLRTNLESTEEQHLVEMEEALGKLHNAELRVKELDEEVLKLGQQVNEKAREVQDQHAVLQSLQSQQSHGDQEFQSLLAHLEEAQGKCRLQEGKVIELTSALESKQQELQQLQQSMASLRENSSSLEQEVSDMKQKHTAALNEKTESAHAVQKLQEMLNKKEDQCTSLSTESETLKVQLSGLEAKSKAGEEKIEQLAKDKTKLENDISELIKSSGDSSAHLSKIMEDLNQKDRRIEELHNQLSEQKELVVRSEENRHQEQEQANQERKDITEKHQEEVCNLLEKIKLLERSVEEAQATVQDTQTSSEKALASALERHSEELQELQCQVEAAQQQLCTSEEKCQRLKEEAEHLMTFQEKAESLTAELAFSMQGAEKLASEFGDLRLLSESLAKERDVLQAQTANVEKQIAESHVKISSLEVVQQDLTSKNKELQAFSDQLSNEIKQLHSTSDKLHREKSSLNLEKGQLLEKVQRLTKILEEMKAENALLKETEGKLIGQIEDLEKSNAQRQETILKYQQEIQEQETNNTQLAQKHLKACEDRDRFQEELGCCQEELQSIKSLCVKNAELQSLIDSFECKKKELSTKNANLQAEIENLRNNNAKVMAKLNTTISDKESLVDEKAELERQLHATTIALEIAGKDNAELQASNCSFVKMLEEVKTSKDITHSEKLLLLQEKENLSKKMEELVQRIASCDNDNASLLEVQSKLNAEIASIRTEKEKAEMEQKLLFTKVEDLRKSVNELCIEKKDLSEEKNYLQLQVQDLAQSSASTFQKLNELSSLLQKVTEEKTLLTKEIELLKVQQMKSEEIRSDMVVAKDLLTSNIEELGKENACLISEKADLLALHSSLEQEVPSLRQSLKTSKKQCSEYLAEVEKLKKAQLQLEARLQNLHDDSIKLEEKHRAAELQVSLLSKAQDEIVSSLTAVQAERDALRMEKEKASIMVTQLEAQNKSALSKQLEVAEIAGHTAQVLERLTQEKLVLQKEKFADEALIQELKNTKQEMESQMNNLTEQNSKYHKELQTSKEQMNIENERIGSLSKEIEELKRAASEKTLAIEVMKKENAKLAEELTGSQKEGDSHQKLKEEWKSLNNQLKDMKKRENALKSESEKEKAALQQSIQKYCALIFEKDRELETLRNEVSMVHEQNAAVQTLQSSMKSLETDKLQLQERVCTLESNLSAAQANRPENAALASSALDQMSEQKETAESQIEFLNSVIVDLQRKNEELKAKLENMAEAALNGNTTNEMDSNDSLSEIKTKKKPPPRLFCDICDCFDLHDTEDCPTQEQMSESPPHTTYHGSPNDERPYCDICEMFGHWTESCNDDQTF; encoded by the exons GGTCAATGGCAACAAAGCAGGTGTCATCCAGTTCCTGGGAGAGACCCAGTTCGCTCCAGGTCAATGGGCTGGCATTGTCCTGGATGAACCAATAGGAAAAAACGATGGCTCTGTGGCAGGAGTGCGGTACTTTCAGTCTGAGCCATTGAGGGGTATCTTCACGAGGCCCTCCAAGCTTTCTCGAACAGAAGGAGAGGCTAATGGCACGACAACGGCACCAGCATCGCCAACCCCCTCCACCGCAGCGCTGCCGTCCGCTCCATCGGCCAGCACCGCCACCAAGACGGCTGCCGCGCCCATGCAACCTGCCACGACAACCTCAAACCTAACTCGCTCAAACAGCGAGTCAGTTTCCAACCTCTCGGAGACGGGCTCGGTGAAGAAAGGCGAAAGGGAGCTAAAGATGGGCGATCGTGTCCTG GTTGGTGGCACCAAAGCTGGTGTGGTACGTTTCTTAGGAGAAACTGATTTTGCTAAAGGAGAGTGGTGTGGAGTTGAACTGGATGAGCCCTTAGGCAAGAATGATGGTGCAGTGGCTGGAACCAG GTACTTCCAGTGCCAGCCCAAATATGGACTCTTTGCCCCTGTGCACAAGGTGACACGTATTGGCTTCCCATCTACCACTCCTGCCAAGGCGAAGGCCACGGTGCGAAAGGTGCCGTCTACGACAGCAGGTTTGAAACGCAGCCCAAGCTCCTCCTCCGTCAGCTCCATGAGTTCAGTGGCTTCATCTGTAAGTGGAAAGCCCAGCCGCACAGGACTG CTGACGGAGACGTCGTCACGGTATGCCCGTAAGATTTCTGGCACCACAGCACTGCAGGAGGCCCtgaaggagaagcagcagcacatCGAGCAGCTTCTTGCCGAGCGTGACCTGGAGCGGGCCGAGGTCGCCAAGGCAACAAGCCATGtgggagaggtggagcaggagcTCACGTTGATGAGAGAAGGTCAAGAGCAG TATGTGACCGAGATGGAGACCAAGATGGACAACCTGCGAGCCCTGGTAGAGGCTGCAGACAAGGACAAAGTAGAACTAGTAAACCAGCTGGAGGAAGAAAGGAG GAAGGTGGAGGACCTTCAGTTTCGGGTGGAAGAGGCTTGTATTACCAAAGGCGACTTGGAG GTTGCCACAGTCTCTGAGAAGTCTCGCATTCTGGAACTGGAGAGGGACCTTGCGTTGCGGGACAAAGAAGTTGCTGCCCTTCGGCAGCACCTGGAGGCAGAGCCTGGGTATAGGGCTTCTAGCCAGGACCCTGCCACTGCAGTCCTTCAGGAGGAACTCTCTTTGCTCCACACCCATCCGTCTTCTCAAGCAGCTAGCCATGACGCAGAGCAGGCCACCCTGCGTGCGAAGATCGATTCAGAAGAAAAAATGCATCGCGAGGCCACAGCTCAACTGCAGGCCTCCTtagcacttttatccaaagacaACGAGCAGCTTCGTGCTCGACTAATGGAGGCTGCAAAGGAGAATACAGATGTTATTGAGCTGTGGCGCTCCAAGCTAGCCTCGGCCATCACCTCACATCAGCAAGCAATGGAGGAGCTGAAGGCCTCTTCATGTAAGGGAGTTGGTGATTCCCATGCGGCCGAGCTCGTTGAGTTGAGAGACGCTTTGGAAAGGCTGAAGGCAGAGCAcaagctggagctggaggagtgCATGGGTAGGCACACTGCTGATGCTATGAGATGGAAGCAAGAAGGCGAAGAGCTCCGGAAACAGCTGCTCACTCTAACTGAGGAGAAGGAGCACCTGGTGGAATCTCTACGTACTAACCTGGAGAGCACGGAGGAACAACACCTAGTGGAGATGGAGGAAGCTTTGGGCAAGCTCCACAATGCTGAACTTAGAGTCAAAGAGCTAGACGAGGAAGTGCTTAAGCTCGGACAGCAGGTGAATGAGAAGGCTCGGGAGGTTCAGGATCAACATGCGGTCCTTCAGTCTCTGCAGTCTCAACAGAGCCATGGCGATCAGGAGTTCCAGAGTCTTTTAGCACATCTTGAAGAAGCACAGGGCAAGTGCAGGCTGCAAGAAGGAAAG GTCATTGAGCTGACCTCGGCGTTGGAGAGCAAACAGCAGGAGCTGCAGCAACTGCAGCAGAGCATGGCCTCACTGCGGGAAAACAGCAGCTCTTTGGAGCAAGAAGTTTCTGATATG aAACAAAAGCATACAGCAGCTTTAAATGAAAAGACAGAATCCGCACATGCTGTGCAAA agTTACAGGAAATGCTCAACAAAAAAGAAGATCAATGCACATCTCTTTCTACTGAATCAGAAACGCTCAAGGTCCAGTTATCTG gtCTGGAGGCAAAGTCGAAAGCAGGTGAAGAGAAAATTGAGCAGCTAGCTAAAGATAAGACTAAACTTGAAAATGACATTAGCGAACTGATAAAGTCATCCGGAGACAGCTCTGCTCACCTGTCAAAAATAATGGAAGATCTCAATCAAAAAGACAG GAGAATCGAGGAACTTCACAATCAGCTTTCAGAACAGAAGGAGTTGGTGGTTCGTTCCGAGGAGAACAGGCATCAGGAGCAGGAACAAGCAAACCAGGAGAGGAAGGACATCACTGAGAAACACCAGGAAGAGGTTTGCAACCTACTGGAAAAGATAAAGCTTCTG GAGCGAAGTGTCGAGGAAGCTCAGGCTACAGTGCAAGATACCCAGACCTCTTCAGAGAAGGCTCTGGCCAGTGCCTTGGAGCGGCACTcagaggagctgcaggagctcCAGTGTCAGGTTGAAGCAGCACAGCAGCAACTCTGCACTTCTGAGGAGAAGTGCCAGAGGCTCAAAGAAGAGGCAGAGCACTTGATGACTTTTCAAGAAAAGGCAGAG tcgCTCACTGCTGAATTGGCTTTCTCCATGCAAGGGGCTGAGAAGCTTGCTTCTGAATTTGGGGATCTGAGGTTGTTGTCTGAAAGTCTAGCTAAGGAAAGGGATGTTCTTCAGGCTCAGACGGCAAATGTGGAGAAGCAAATTGCAGAGTCCCACGTGAAGATATCTAGCCTGGAGGTGGTTCAACAGGATCTTACATCAAAAAATAAGGAACTTCAAGCATTCAGTGACCAATTAAGCAATGAAATAAAGCAACTGCATTCCACAAGTGATAAACTACATAGGGAAAAGTCATCACTGAATTTGGAAAAAGGGCAGCTTTTAGAAAAGGTGCAGAGGTTAACAAAAATCTTGGAAGAAATGAAAGCTGAGAATGCTCTTCTGAAGGAGACTGAAGGAAAGCTCATAGGTCAGATTGAAGATCTGGAAAAGAGCAATGCACAGAGAcaagaaaccattttgaaatATCAGCAAGAGATTCAGGAACAAGAGACAAATAATACACAGCTAGCCCAAAAACACCTCAAGGCCTGTGAGGATAGGGACAGGTTTCAGGAGGAACTTGGATGTTGTCAAGAGGAGCTGCAGTCCATTAAATCATTATGCGTAAAAAATGCAGAGCTTCAATCACTGATAGACTCTTTTGAGTGTAAGAAAAAGGAGCTCTCTACCAAGAATGCCAATTTGCAGGCTGAAATCGAAAATCTCCGTAATAACAATGCAAAAGTAATGGCAAAACTAAATACCACCATTTCAGATAAAGAGTCGcttgtggatgaaaaggcagaacTTGAAAGGCAGCTTCATGCCACCACGATTGCATTGGAAATAGCTGGCAAGGATAATGCTGAGCTTCAAGCCTCCAATTGCAGCTTTGTTAAAATGCTGGAGGAAGTCAAGACTAGTAAGGACATCACACACTCTGAGAAGCTTTTACTCCTACAAGAGAAGGAAAACCTTTCTAAAAAGATGGAGGAACTTGTGCAAAGAATTGCCAGTTGTGACAATGATAATGCTAGTCTCTTGGAGGTGCAGTCAAAGCTTAACGCAGAAATTGCATCTATCAGAACAGAAAAGGAGAAGGCAGAAATGGAACAAAAGTTGCTGTTCACCAAAGTAGAGGACTTAAGAAAGTCTGTTAATGAGCTGTgcatagaaaaaaaagatctttctGAGGAGAAAAATTATTTGCAGCTTCAAGTTCAGGACCTTGCGCAAAGTTCAGCTTCCACTTTTCAAAAATTGAATGAGCTATCTTCTTTACTGCAGAAGGTCACTGAAGAGAAAACATTGCTTACCAAAGAAATTGAGCTTTTAAAGGTCCAGCAGATGAAGAGTGAGGAGATCAGGTCAGATATGGTTGTTGCAAAAGATCTTCTTACTTCAAATATTGAAGAACTTGGAAAGGAAAATGCATGCCTTATTTCAGAGAAGGCTGATCTTCTAGCCTTGCACAGTTCTCTTGAACAAGAGGTGCCATCTCTTCGTCAAAGCCTGAAAACCAGCAAAAAGCAATGCTCTGAATATTTGGCTGAGGTAGAAAAGCTGAAAAAGGCTCAACTTCAATTAGAAGCACGTCTACAAAACCTCCATGATGACAGTATTAAGTTAGAGGAGaaacacagagctgcagaaTTGCAGGTGAGCCTTTTATCCAAAGCCCAGGATGAGATTGTCTCCAGTCTGACTGCAGTTCAAGCTGAGAGGGATGCCCTCCGGATGGAAAAGGAGAAAGCCAGCATTATGGTGACTCAACTTGAGGCCcaaaacaaaagtgctttatcaaaGCAGCTTGAG GTGGCTGAGATTGCTGGACACACTGCACAGGTCCTTGAGAGATTGACCCAGGAAAAACTGGTATTGCAAAAGGAGAAATTTGCAGATGAGGCTCTAATCCAggaattaaaaaacacaaaacaggaaatggaatCTCAG ATGAACAATCTGACAGAGCAGAACTCAAAGTACCATAAGGAGTTGCAGACATCCAAAGAACAGATGAACATTGAGAATGAAAGGATCGGCAGCCTTTCCAAAGAAAT TGAGGAGCTGAAGAGGGCAGCATCAGAAAAGACCTTGGCCATAGAAGTcatgaaaaaggaaaatgcCAAGCTGGCTGAAGAGCTTACTGGTAGCCAGAAGGAGGGCGACAGCCACCAAAAA CTCAAAGAGGAATGGAAAAGTCTTAATAATCAGTTGAAAGACATGAAGAAGAG GGAGAATGCTTTGAAGAGTGAgtcagagaaggagaaagctgCACTACAACAATCTATCCAAAAATATTGTGCCTTGATCTTCGAAAAGGATAGAGAATTGGAAACATTGAGAAATGAG GTATCTATGGTTCATGAGCAGAATGCTGCAGTGCAGACCCTGCAAAGCTCTATGAAGTCTCTGGAAACTGATAAACTTCAGCTACAAGAGCGAGTCTGCACCCTAGAAAGCAACCTGTCTGCAGCACAAGCCAACAGACCTGAAAATGCCGCTTTAG CCTCTTCTGCTCTGGACCAGATGAGCGAGCAaaaggagacagcagagagtcag ATTGAATTCCTGAACTCGGTTATCGTGGATCTGCAGAGAAAGAATGAAGAGTTGAAAGCTAAGCTAGAGAACATGGCTGAAGCAGCACTCAATGGTAACACCACCAATGAGATGGACAGCAATGACAG CCTGTCTGAGattaaaaccaaaaagaaacctCCACCACGACTGTTCTGTGACATATGTGACTGTTTTGACCTCCATGACACCGAGGACTGTCCCACCCAGGAGCAGATGTCTGAGTCCCCTCCCCACACCACTTACCATGGCAGTCCCAATGACGAGAGGCCTTACTGCGACATCTGTGAGATGTTCGGCCACTGGACAGAATCCTGCAATGATGACCAGACTTTCTaa